The Selenomonas sp. AB3002 genome contains a region encoding:
- a CDS encoding zinc ribbon domain-containing protein has translation MGITCNSCGKQISDTEASFCPYCGAAIPKCDWKCEKCSTINDDEAKFCKNCGSARVQEVACYVAESKAAGDWTKHKYFKQAVVGAVLLLATGFGSYYYFNNMNEGNYLKMYAEAHRVLNEANSVVVSNTQNGAVKAGDVDELKKRLQNEKNEIDAEAKEFSSRKPFQGYTAQHEATTELLQKESSVLGTAIQILGSPLDEELDSVLEESKDTVQQIKSLSGQISVPNTVMTLDDDITVLPAQLKAYVTEQRKLEEERKRIEAERQARLSELREFFNAMDDAIDRYNSAKTDLGSMMESSRNGGMIWADYFKVLDQAKDARTSVRYKVKDIRTPQGTEELKKDFLQVLDDSVRYCEVMKMGANLAFNRYYGSASQKKDEADRIDKEVQNEYASFIDQYERIKSDLLK, from the coding sequence ATGGGGATTACCTGTAATAGTTGCGGAAAGCAAATTTCTGATACTGAAGCCAGTTTTTGCCCGTATTGCGGTGCTGCTATACCGAAGTGTGACTGGAAATGTGAGAAGTGTTCGACAATAAATGACGATGAAGCCAAATTCTGTAAGAATTGCGGGAGCGCAAGGGTGCAGGAAGTGGCTTGTTATGTTGCTGAAAGCAAGGCTGCTGGCGATTGGACAAAGCATAAATATTTCAAGCAGGCTGTTGTTGGCGCAGTCTTGTTACTGGCTACGGGCTTTGGGTCCTATTATTATTTCAACAATATGAATGAGGGCAATTACCTAAAGATGTATGCGGAGGCGCATCGTGTCCTAAATGAAGCCAACAGTGTGGTTGTGTCCAATACGCAGAATGGGGCTGTTAAGGCAGGGGACGTTGATGAACTGAAGAAGCGTCTGCAGAATGAGAAGAATGAAATTGATGCCGAGGCAAAAGAGTTTTCTTCAAGAAAACCATTCCAGGGCTATACGGCACAGCATGAGGCAACAACAGAATTGTTGCAGAAGGAGAGTTCGGTTTTAGGAACTGCAATTCAAATTCTTGGCAGCCCGCTTGATGAGGAATTGGATAGTGTCTTGGAAGAATCTAAGGATACGGTGCAGCAAATAAAGAGCCTGTCTGGGCAAATCAGTGTGCCTAATACAGTTATGACACTGGATGATGATATCACTGTACTGCCAGCGCAACTAAAAGCTTATGTAACGGAGCAGAGAAAACTGGAAGAGGAACGCAAGAGGATAGAGGCGGAAAGACAAGCCAGGCTGAGTGAGCTTAGGGAGTTCTTTAATGCTATGGACGATGCTATTGACAGGTATAACAGTGCTAAGACGGATTTGGGTAGCATGATGGAATCTTCCAGAAATGGTGGGATGATTTGGGCAGATTATTTTAAGGTGCTTGATCAGGCTAAGGATGCAAGAACGTCAGTTAGGTATAAGGTAAAAGACATAAGGACTCCGCAGGGGACAGAGGAATTGAAAAAGGATTTCTTGCAAGTGTTGGATGATTCTGTGCGATACTGTGAAGTTATGAAAATGGGAGCTAACTTGGCTTTTAATCGTTATTATGGAAGTGCTTCCCAGAAGAAGGATGAGGCAGATAGGATAGATAAGGAGGTACAGAATGAATATGCTTCGTTTATTGACCAGTATGAAAGAATAAAAAGTGATTTATTGAAGTAA
- a CDS encoding histidinol-phosphatase — MKADYHMHFEKGSYDKAWVEGFFQAAKERGLEEIGISEHSHTFPEFKELYYEDLILDDSFVGSFQQQWLKSNKFKYTIDEYFAFMHELQKDHQVKIGMEVCNFQDQGKVADILKDYDFDYLIGSVHFLRGWAYDSAEIKAEWDNHDLREIYEWYTEEAEKLADSGLYDVLGHPFNIRLFRILPDFDVTPYLERVARALHKAGMGIDVNTGTYYRYPIEEISPYPDFMEVAAKYDLPLIITSDAHQPKDCGAYHEEAVKYARSFGFTKAWNFSRRERVSVELV, encoded by the coding sequence ATGAAGGCAGATTACCATATGCATTTTGAGAAGGGTTCCTACGACAAGGCCTGGGTGGAAGGGTTCTTTCAGGCGGCGAAAGAGAGGGGCCTGGAGGAAATCGGCATTTCCGAGCACTCCCACACCTTCCCGGAGTTCAAGGAGCTTTACTATGAGGATTTGATACTGGACGATTCCTTCGTGGGTTCCTTCCAGCAGCAGTGGCTGAAGAGCAATAAGTTCAAGTACACCATAGACGAATACTTTGCCTTCATGCACGAGCTGCAGAAGGATCATCAGGTGAAGATTGGCATGGAGGTCTGCAACTTCCAGGACCAGGGCAAGGTGGCAGATATACTGAAGGACTATGATTTTGACTACCTGATTGGCTCTGTCCACTTCCTGCGGGGCTGGGCTTATGATTCGGCAGAGATCAAGGCAGAGTGGGACAACCATGACCTGAGGGAAATCTACGAGTGGTATACGGAGGAAGCAGAGAAGCTGGCAGACTCCGGTCTCTATGATGTGCTGGGACACCCCTTCAATATCCGCCTGTTCAGGATCCTGCCTGATTTCGATGTGACACCCTATCTGGAGAGGGTAGCCAGGGCGCTGCATAAGGCAGGCATGGGGATTGATGTGAATACAGGCACCTACTACCGCTATCCCATTGAGGAAATCTCTCCCTATCCCGATTTCATGGAAGTGGCAGCCAAATACGACCTGCCCCTGATCATCACCTCTGATGCCCACCAGCCCAAGGACTGCGGTGCCTACCATGAGGAGGCAGTGAAGTACGCCCGTTCTTTCGGGTTTACAAAAGCCTGGAATTTTTCTCGTCGGGAGAGGGTTTCAGTGGAACTAGTGTAA
- a CDS encoding HAD family hydrolase, translated as MIKIIFSDMDGTLLDEQGNLPEEFPQVIEEMKSYGVLFAPASGRQYYSLLDSFSDYKDDFLFVAENGTLVKQGGKELFSSPMPRKLALKVIKDGLANTPGYGVVCGKKSAYALHEQYTEEFQAEMHKYFTHALAVDGFDDLDDDIIKVSFFDPTANADKTLYPYLKKYNGRLQVVLASAYWVDIIGFGINKGIAIQQVQKKLKITPKECAAFGDYMNDAEMMSSVYYSYAMANAHPKVKELARFEAKSNAEHGVMVQIRELLKSGLCGEKKN; from the coding sequence GCCGGAGGAATTTCCCCAGGTCATAGAGGAAATGAAGTCTTACGGGGTGCTCTTTGCCCCTGCCTCCGGGCGTCAGTATTACTCCCTGCTGGACAGTTTCTCGGACTACAAAGATGATTTTCTCTTTGTGGCGGAAAACGGCACTCTGGTGAAGCAGGGGGGCAAGGAGCTTTTCTCCAGCCCCATGCCCCGTAAGCTGGCCTTGAAGGTCATCAAGGATGGCCTGGCTAACACTCCCGGCTATGGGGTGGTCTGCGGCAAGAAAAGCGCCTATGCCCTGCATGAGCAGTACACGGAGGAATTCCAGGCAGAGATGCACAAGTACTTCACCCATGCCCTGGCAGTGGACGGTTTTGATGACCTGGATGACGATATCATCAAGGTGTCCTTCTTCGACCCCACGGCAAATGCGGACAAGACCCTCTATCCCTATCTGAAGAAGTACAATGGCCGCCTGCAGGTGGTGCTGGCCAGCGCCTACTGGGTGGACATCATCGGCTTCGGCATCAATAAGGGCATCGCCATCCAGCAGGTGCAGAAGAAGCTCAAGATCACCCCCAAGGAGTGCGCCGCCTTTGGCGACTACATGAATGACGCGGAGATGATGAGCTCCGTGTACTACAGCTATGCTATGGCCAATGCCCACCCCAAGGTGAAGGAACTGGCCCGCTTTGAGGCCAAGAGCAACGCCGAGCACGGCGTCATGGTGCAGATCCGCGAGCTTCTGAAGAGCGGTCTCTGCGGCGAGAAGAAAAATTGA